The Clupea harengus chromosome 6, Ch_v2.0.2, whole genome shotgun sequence genome contains a region encoding:
- the pde3b gene encoding cGMP-inhibited 3',5'-cyclic phosphodiesterase B: MILWDWDLKQWYKPQYQGAVSGNGVDLSVINEARNLVAELLMDSSLSPHVVSSLRSVSSLMGTFSGSCRPRVNPFNPFPGFYTCTEIEDPSERGERKPPKGLNSRNSLPTPQLRRSSTSTLPPQLESSASRWERNNSKRSHPDYTSSGQGSLPNGPNSNLLTIPKQRSSSVTLTYHTVPRRAGTSPSLSPLSSPSHSPPMAGSSLVTRSPVEFPDTADFLTKPSVNLHKPLGYTLSSPDFQQQFRTPAAPVCTSCGRQVLKSAAEAGESQIPSPAEAQRRRSGEGLGYAGEGLIREESVESELQGEKGPDAERDGQSEEEPRPAEEAQTQDPESEQDFKLDPLLEEHEGLMEKVNTWNFQIFDLMDRTGGKTGRILSYVAYTLFQDTGLLEIFKIPVREFMTFFCALENGYRDIPYHNRVHATDVLHAVWYLTTRPIPGFQQIHNEHATGSDTDSDSGISPGRVPYATSRSSSISDHSYGCLAWNVPALEIMALYVAAAMHDYDHPGRTNAFLVATNAPQAVLYNDRSVLENHHAATAWSLFLSQPEFNFLSNLDHVEFKRFRFLVIEAILATDLKKHFDFLAEFNTKVNDVNSPGIDWTNENDRLLVCQVCIKLADINGPAKGRDIHLKWTEGIVNEFYEQVRNCTRLSE; the protein is encoded by the exons GGGGCTGTGAGCGGAAATGGCGTGGACCTGTCGGTCATCAACGAGGCGCGCAATCTGGTGGCGGAGCTACTGATGGACTCGTCACTGTCGCCGCACGTGGTCTCGTCGCTGCGCAGCGTCAGCAGCCTCATGGGCACTTTCTCAGGGTCGTGCCGCCCGCGCGTCAACCCCTTCAACCCCTTCCCCGGCTTCTACACCTGCACCGAGATTGAGGACCCCAGCGAGCGGGGAGAGAGGAAGCCCCCCAAG GGCCtgaacagtaggaacagcctcCCAACCCCTCAGCTGAGACGCAGCTCTACCTCCACCCTCCCACCTCAGCTGGAGTCATCCGCCTCTCGCTGGGAGCGCAACAACAGCAAGAGAAGCCACCCAGACTACACCAGCAGcgg CCAAGGGTCGCTCCCCAACGGCCCCAACAGTAACCTGCTGACCATCCCCAAGCAGAGGTCCTCCTCCGTCACCCTCACGTACCACACCGTCCCCCGGAGAGCAG GTACCTCTCCCAGTCTGAGTCCACTAAGCTCGCCCAGTCACAGCCCTCCCATGGCTGGTTCCTCTCTGGTGACGCGCTCCCCAGTGGAGTTCCCCGACACGGCCGACTTCCTCACCAAGCCCAGTGTCAACCTGCACAAGCCCCTGGGCTACACGCTCAGCTCGCCCGACTTCCAGCAGCAGTTCCGCACACCCGCCGCCCCAGTCTGCACCAG CTGCGGCCGTCAGGTGCTGAAGAGTGCGGCGGAGGCCGGGGAGAGCCAGATCCCCTCACCCGCCGAGGCCCAGCGCAGACGCTCAG GCGAGGGGCTGGGCTACGCCGGAGAGGGCCTAATCAGAGAAGAGAGCGTGGAGTCCGAGCTGCAGGGAGAGAAAGGTCCAGACGCTGAGAGAGACGGCCAGTCAGAGGAGGAACCGCGTCCTGCTGAGGAGGCTCAGACCCAGGATCCTGAG AGTGAACAGGACTTTAAGCTGGACCCCTTACTGGAGGAGCACGAGGGGCTCATGGAGAAGGTCAACACCTGGAACTTTCAGATATTTGACCTGATGGACAGAACAGGAGGGAAGACGGGCAGGATCCTCAGCTAC GTGGCCTACACTTTGTTCCAGGACACAGGACTGTTGGAAATCTTTAAAATCCCTGTGCGGGAATTCATGACGTTCTTCTGTGCTTTGGAGAATGGCTATCGGGATATTCCCT ATCATAACCGTGTCCACGCTACTGACGTCCTCCATGCCGTATGGTACCTCACCACCAGGCCCATCCCGGGCTTTCAGCAGATCCACAATGAACATGCGACAGGAAGTGACACAG ACTCAGACAGTGGGATATCTCCAGGCCGGGTGCCCTACGCCACCTCCAGAAGCAGCTCCATCTCAGACCACAGCTATGGCTGCCTGGCGTGGAACGTCCCTGCCCTGGAGATTATGGCTCTATATGTAGCAGCCGCCATGCACGACTACGACCATCCTGGGCGCACAAATGCATTCCTTGTAGCCACTAATGCCCCTCAG gCTGTGCTGTATAACGACCGCTCGGTCCTGGAGAACCACCATGCCGCGACAGCGTGGAGTCTCTTCCTGTCCCAGCCGGAGTTCAACTTCCTGTCCAACCTGGACCATGTGGAGTTCAAGCGCTTTCGCTTCCTCGTCATCGAGGCCATCCTCGCCACCGACCTGAAGAAGCACTTTGACTTCCTGGCCGAGTTTAACACCAAG GTGAATGATGTGAACAGTCCAGGAATTGATTGGACTAATGAGAACGACCGGCTGCTGGTGTGCCAAGTGTGCATTAAGCTGGCAGATATCAACGGGCCAGCCAAGGGCCGGGACATTCACCTCAAGTGGACAGAAGGCATAGTCAACGAGTTTTATGAGCAAGTACGGAACTGCACCCGGCTTTCAGAATAA